From one Vibrio palustris genomic stretch:
- a CDS encoding sugar O-acetyltransferase — translation MSELDKMLQGQEFDGNSQELIDLRRSVLALKLAINQCLDDEQRRVWQQQLFGEFGDGSIVQVPFHCEFGQTIHIGRNSFLNMNVTMLDGAKITLGDHVLVGPNTQFYTPTHSFDHRARRNWEATCLPITIEDDVWIGGNVVITQGVTIGARAVIAANSVVTSNVPCDTLYGGTPARCIRHLANDCDDS, via the coding sequence ATGAGCGAGTTAGACAAAATGCTTCAGGGGCAAGAGTTTGATGGTAACTCGCAGGAATTAATCGATTTGCGGCGCTCTGTGCTGGCTTTAAAGTTAGCCATTAACCAATGTTTGGATGATGAGCAGCGCCGTGTATGGCAACAGCAATTATTTGGTGAATTTGGCGATGGGAGCATAGTGCAAGTGCCATTTCATTGTGAATTTGGACAAACGATACATATTGGGCGTAACAGCTTTTTAAATATGAATGTGACTATGCTCGATGGCGCTAAAATCACTCTCGGTGATCATGTATTGGTGGGGCCGAATACGCAATTTTATACGCCAACACATTCATTTGATCATCGCGCAAGGCGCAATTGGGAGGCGACATGCTTACCGATTACGATTGAAGATGACGTATGGATAGGCGGGAATGTTGTGATCACTCAGGGAGTGACTATCGGGGCGCGCGCCGTGATTGCAGCTAACTCGGTCGTCACGAGTAATGTTCCGTGCGATACGTTGTATGGCGGTACGCCAGCACGTTGCATTCGTCATTTAGCCAATGATTGCGACGACTCCTAA
- a CDS encoding OsmC family protein yields the protein MEAQVKWVEEFKFLGQSNSGHSVVMDGNGGATAPSPMEMVMMAAGGCSSVDVVAGLKDAEQTVYSCNAKVTSERRETAPRLFTTMNIHFDIAGDNLDEAIIEQVTAASLQKYCSVCLMLGEGVTMTHSWSIVQA from the coding sequence ATGGAAGCACAAGTAAAGTGGGTAGAAGAGTTTAAATTTCTGGGCCAATCCAACTCTGGTCATTCTGTCGTTATGGATGGTAATGGTGGAGCAACCGCACCAAGCCCAATGGAAATGGTGATGATGGCCGCTGGGGGCTGTAGCTCTGTTGATGTTGTCGCCGGATTAAAGGACGCTGAGCAAACGGTGTATTCATGTAATGCTAAAGTGACGAGTGAGCGTCGTGAGACTGCGCCACGTTTATTTACGACGATGAATATCCATTTTGATATTGCTGGTGACAATTTAGACGAGGCGATTATCGAACAGGTGACCGCAGCTTCATTGCAAAAGTACTGCTCAGTGTGTTTGATGCTTGGAGAAGGTGTCACCATGACTCATAGCTGGAGTATTGTTCAAGCTTAA
- a CDS encoding exopolysaccharide biosynthesis protein: MEKTSVFLLRLIREHPKAEISIGDLLELLKRRSYGALLIMLSLIGFIPGISFFAGFAIFLLGLQLALGLHAPRLPTFANKRQLNQQKTLHFIQELQPWLQKLERFVKPRWDLLSSEPVRRLLGVIICALALVSVLPLPFINFAPNFAVICLALGIIEKDGMCIVVGSVLSVGALWIGYILVRVAFESLMLVL, encoded by the coding sequence GTGGAAAAAACATCCGTTTTTTTGTTACGTCTTATCAGAGAGCATCCCAAAGCAGAAATTTCAATTGGTGACTTACTCGAGCTGTTAAAGCGCCGCTCCTATGGTGCGCTACTTATTATGCTTAGCCTGATTGGTTTCATTCCGGGCATTTCTTTTTTTGCCGGTTTCGCTATTTTCCTCTTAGGGCTGCAGCTTGCTTTAGGCTTGCATGCGCCTCGTCTGCCCACTTTTGCTAATAAGCGACAATTGAATCAGCAAAAAACGCTGCACTTTATCCAAGAGCTACAACCTTGGCTACAAAAGCTTGAGCGCTTTGTAAAACCTCGCTGGGATTTGCTGTCTTCGGAGCCAGTGCGTCGCTTGTTGGGGGTGATTATTTGTGCACTCGCGTTGGTTTCCGTTCTCCCGTTGCCGTTTATTAATTTTGCGCCCAACTTTGCTGTGATTTGTTTAGCGCTTGGGATCATTGAAAAAGACGGTATGTGCATTGTTGTCGGTTCGGTCTTAAGTGTCGGTGCGTTATGGATTGGTTATATTCTGGTGCGTGTAGCGTTTGAATCCTTAATGTTGGTATTATAA
- a CDS encoding dCMP deaminase family protein has translation MVSKWAQRFYQMAELVGSWSKDPSTQVGAVITKQNRIVSVGFNGYPHGISDSANTDDRDMKYLKTLHAEENAILFAKRDLDGCEIFVTHFPCPNCAAKIIQTGIAAVHCPEQGEEFLSRWGEKIKVSQDMFLQAGVKVHWLPRSELQSVITIDQE, from the coding sequence ATGGTATCTAAATGGGCACAGCGTTTTTACCAAATGGCAGAATTAGTTGGCTCTTGGAGTAAAGACCCTTCAACACAAGTTGGAGCGGTGATTACCAAACAAAATCGCATCGTATCGGTCGGGTTTAATGGTTATCCGCATGGTATTTCCGACAGTGCAAATACCGATGATCGCGATATGAAATACCTCAAAACATTGCATGCTGAAGAAAATGCAATTTTATTCGCCAAACGTGACTTAGACGGATGTGAAATTTTCGTCACACATTTTCCTTGCCCAAACTGTGCCGCAAAAATCATTCAAACAGGGATTGCTGCTGTGCATTGCCCTGAGCAAGGGGAAGAGTTTCTTTCTCGTTGGGGAGAGAAAATTAAAGTCAGCCAAGATATGTTTTTACAGGCAGGTGTCAAAGTCCATTGGTTACCTCGCAGTGAATTACAATCGGTAATCACCATCGATCAAGAGTAA
- a CDS encoding putative bifunctional diguanylate cyclase/phosphodiesterase produces the protein MILRPTHARFSTPYRLTVSTLFLTALTLFCLSLLRYISHYSTVFLLTAPPLICAALLVSFFAVNHTLKKSSASIALLVLLITTALHPLNQQAWQLEYYFFPLCFVVLFPGSWWPIASACILLSSSVIPISHWLHSKALFEHSLALFLITVLANFTVYYRQRLTTQMMIYRHDSLTDFLTGARNRKAFQQDLEAIQDNLTSCAHYALIIIDLDNFKRINDSLGHPAGDQLLIEISRHLNDIAEQQYDHTPTTVYRLSGDEFALIVYDDTSIEDTTQILIERILAIFSNHYQVDNNQYFIKASLGIALLKHSENNVQLWYHNGDIAMYRAKESGKNQAQWFDEQLLSETQRQHQIEVELNHALSTKQFVLYYQPKVSLVDNTVEHAEALIRWQHPELGTIFPDEFINIAEKSHQIVPIGRWVIHTACQQASEWRQQGLHICIAVNVSTIQFLYDDICQIVQDALDEFQLPADYLELEITETTMMSDFERVIETCKAVRNMGIRISIDDFGTVYSSLNYIKRLPVDIIKIDKSFIDDSITNKTDHMLVRTIIQLGHNLNKTVIAEGVDSLAQRDMLANERCDFYQGYLYAKPLSANDFVRRVQQPAVSPLS, from the coding sequence ATGATATTACGACCAACACACGCTCGATTTTCTACGCCCTACCGTTTAACGGTATCTACTTTATTTTTAACTGCACTCACTTTATTCTGTTTAAGTTTACTCCGCTATATTAGCCACTACTCGACCGTGTTTTTATTGACGGCCCCACCACTCATTTGTGCTGCCTTATTGGTGAGCTTTTTTGCGGTCAATCACACGCTAAAAAAATCGTCAGCATCCATCGCACTGTTGGTTCTGTTGATCACGACGGCATTACACCCGCTCAATCAGCAGGCTTGGCAATTGGAATACTATTTCTTTCCGTTATGCTTCGTCGTGCTTTTCCCCGGCTCTTGGTGGCCGATTGCCAGTGCGTGTATATTGCTATCGAGTAGTGTGATACCGATCAGCCACTGGCTGCATTCAAAAGCCCTATTTGAACACTCGCTTGCCCTTTTTTTGATTACCGTTCTCGCCAATTTCACGGTCTATTATAGACAGCGTTTAACCACCCAAATGATGATCTATCGCCATGACAGTTTGACCGACTTCCTCACCGGCGCACGGAACCGTAAAGCCTTTCAACAAGATTTAGAGGCCATTCAAGACAATCTGACATCATGTGCGCATTACGCACTCATTATCATCGACCTTGATAATTTTAAGCGCATTAATGACAGCTTAGGTCACCCAGCAGGCGATCAGTTATTGATTGAAATTTCTCGCCATCTTAATGATATTGCGGAGCAACAATACGACCATACGCCCACGACCGTTTATCGTCTCAGCGGCGATGAATTCGCGCTCATCGTGTATGATGACACATCCATTGAAGACACCACTCAAATCCTCATTGAACGCATTCTCGCTATATTTTCAAATCACTATCAAGTCGACAATAACCAATATTTTATTAAGGCCAGTTTGGGCATAGCATTATTAAAACATTCAGAAAATAATGTTCAGCTTTGGTATCACAACGGCGATATCGCCATGTATCGCGCCAAAGAAAGTGGCAAAAACCAAGCACAATGGTTTGATGAGCAATTATTGAGCGAAACACAGCGCCAACATCAAATAGAGGTTGAATTGAATCACGCTTTATCAACCAAACAGTTCGTGCTGTATTACCAACCTAAAGTGTCCCTCGTTGATAACACCGTCGAGCACGCCGAAGCTCTCATTCGTTGGCAACACCCAGAGTTAGGCACTATTTTCCCCGATGAGTTTATTAATATCGCCGAGAAAAGCCATCAAATTGTGCCCATTGGACGCTGGGTCATTCACACCGCTTGTCAGCAAGCAAGTGAATGGCGTCAACAGGGACTTCACATATGCATTGCTGTCAATGTATCAACCATTCAATTTCTCTATGACGATATATGCCAAATCGTCCAAGATGCACTGGATGAATTCCAATTACCCGCCGACTATCTTGAATTAGAAATCACAGAAACCACCATGATGAGCGACTTTGAACGGGTCATCGAAACGTGTAAAGCGGTACGTAATATGGGGATTCGTATCTCCATTGATGACTTTGGTACGGTCTATTCATCTCTTAATTACATTAAGCGGCTGCCTGTCGATATTATAAAAATAGACAAATCCTTTATCGACGACAGTATCACAAACAAAACCGATCATATGCTCGTAAGGACGATTATCCAGTTAGGGCATAACCTGAATAAAACCGTGATTGCCGAAGGGGTAGACTCTCTTGCCCAGCGCGACATGCTCGCCAACGAGCGTTGTGATTTTTATCAAGGTTATCTCTATGCCAAACCCCTCAGCGCGAATGATTTTGTCCGTCGCGTACAACAACCTGCCGTCTCGCCTTTAAGCTGA
- a CDS encoding L-lactate MFS transporter: protein MNNQLSNQRRMLTLAGTVLTQFALGSVYTWSLFNSPLAEKLGEPVSQVAFSFGILSLALAVASSLSGKMQERFGVRNVTVGAGLLLGASLLLTAHAENLTMLYIFAGFLVGFADGTGYLMTLTNCVKLFPERKGLTSACAIGAYGLGSLGFKYINLYLLEHVGLEQAFTAWGVVAMVMVIIGGLMMKDAPKQHGNAKTPATPSEAAERTVTPAYDYTLPQAIKTSQFWLLGMMFVTVCMSGLYVIGVAKDVGQQYMHLNATTAASAVAVIAVFNLLGRLVLGVLSDKIARIRVIAIALIVCLAGVCALLFVHSYSMSFFVAVACIAFSFGGTITVYPSLVSDFFGLDNMTKNYGMIYLGFGIGSFAGSIVASLFGGFLATFYLMLALLVISITVALTIRRPGKPAETVAEGTLSQGVSSQGSVMSEMPADTMARREHAFAAHSHQH from the coding sequence ATGAATAACCAGCTTTCCAACCAACGCAGAATGCTGACATTAGCCGGCACAGTATTAACTCAATTTGCTCTCGGCTCTGTGTACACGTGGAGCTTATTTAACTCACCTTTAGCCGAAAAACTCGGTGAGCCCGTCAGTCAAGTCGCCTTTTCCTTTGGTATTTTAAGTTTAGCGCTGGCGGTGGCTTCTTCGCTCTCAGGTAAGATGCAAGAACGTTTTGGTGTGCGTAATGTGACGGTTGGTGCTGGTTTGTTACTTGGCGCCAGTTTGTTACTGACCGCTCATGCAGAAAATCTCACCATGCTGTATATTTTTGCGGGGTTTTTGGTGGGCTTCGCCGATGGTACAGGATATTTAATGACGCTGACTAATTGCGTTAAACTCTTTCCAGAACGTAAAGGCTTGACGTCAGCGTGTGCGATTGGTGCGTATGGTCTTGGAAGCCTTGGGTTTAAATACATTAACTTATATTTACTTGAACATGTTGGGTTAGAACAAGCTTTCACTGCGTGGGGCGTAGTGGCTATGGTGATGGTCATTATTGGTGGCCTTATGATGAAAGACGCACCGAAACAGCACGGTAACGCTAAAACGCCAGCGACGCCATCTGAAGCGGCAGAGCGTACAGTGACACCTGCCTATGATTATACGTTACCTCAAGCGATTAAAACGTCACAATTTTGGTTACTGGGGATGATGTTTGTCACTGTGTGCATGTCAGGCTTGTATGTAATTGGTGTTGCGAAAGACGTGGGTCAGCAATATATGCATCTGAACGCCACAACGGCGGCATCCGCCGTCGCCGTGATTGCGGTGTTTAACTTATTAGGTCGTTTGGTTCTTGGGGTACTATCGGATAAAATCGCGCGTATTCGTGTGATTGCCATTGCGCTGATTGTCTGTTTGGCTGGTGTGTGTGCTCTGTTGTTCGTCCACTCGTATAGCATGAGCTTTTTTGTCGCGGTGGCGTGTATCGCCTTTAGCTTTGGTGGCACGATTACAGTGTATCCTTCTTTAGTGAGTGACTTCTTTGGCTTAGATAACATGACCAAAAACTACGGTATGATTTACTTAGGTTTCGGGATTGGGAGTTTTGCTGGCTCCATTGTGGCATCATTGTTCGGCGGTTTTCTCGCGACGTTTTATTTGATGCTTGCGTTGCTTGTTATCTCTATCACGGTGGCATTGACGATCCGTCGGCCTGGTAAACCTGCAGAGACTGTCGCTGAAGGCACGCTCTCTCAGGGAGTCAGTTCGCAAGGCTCTGTGATGTCAGAAATGCCAGCAGACACGATGGCTCGCCGTGAACACGCGTTTGCTGCTCACTCACATCAACACTAG
- a CDS encoding LytR/AlgR family response regulator transcription factor has product MLKAIIVEDEYLAREELAYLVKTYSNINVVTSFADGLEAFKYLQQNQVDVVFLDINIPSIDGMLLARNIHQSAQPPLIVFTTAYKEFAVDAFELEAFDYLLKPINESRVQRLLTKLEDHATPKNPAESSALSKPKTINLMHQGRIRVTGIEHIRYAVAHEKSTLVYTPDGEFSVPYTISELMDKLPQPPFFRCHRSYCVNLTCIEEIIPWMNSTYMLKLTKSEEKIPVSRSNLKDFRSMMNL; this is encoded by the coding sequence ATGCTGAAAGCGATCATAGTCGAAGATGAATATTTGGCACGTGAAGAGCTTGCCTATCTTGTCAAAACCTATAGCAATATTAATGTGGTGACCTCCTTTGCTGATGGGTTGGAAGCGTTTAAGTACTTACAGCAAAATCAGGTGGATGTGGTTTTTCTTGATATTAATATCCCATCTATAGATGGGATGCTATTAGCTCGAAATATCCATCAATCGGCTCAGCCGCCTTTGATTGTTTTTACTACCGCATACAAAGAATTTGCGGTGGATGCCTTTGAATTAGAAGCGTTTGATTATCTACTCAAGCCGATTAATGAAAGCCGTGTTCAGCGGTTATTGACCAAGCTAGAAGATCATGCAACGCCCAAAAATCCAGCTGAAAGCAGTGCGTTATCCAAGCCCAAAACGATTAATTTAATGCACCAAGGACGTATTCGCGTTACTGGCATCGAGCATATTCGCTATGCGGTTGCTCATGAAAAAAGCACATTAGTTTATACGCCAGACGGTGAATTTTCCGTGCCTTATACTATTAGTGAATTGATGGATAAGCTACCACAGCCGCCGTTTTTTCGTTGCCACCGCTCATACTGTGTCAATCTTACCTGTATTGAAGAAATCATTCCGTGGATGAACAGCACGTATATGTTGAAGCTCACTAAAAGTGAAGAGAAAATTCCTGTAAGTCGCAGTAACTTAAAAGATTTTCGTTCGATGATGAATTTGTAA
- a CDS encoding LytS/YhcK type 5TM receptor domain-containing protein — MMLLAVFERAALMLMTLFLLTRTHLFQSIVIKRHRRPSEIAVVSALFIFFAVLSTYTGVNVSGSLVNVRIIAIMSGGILFGPWVGIPAGIISGVHRYMIDIGGPTSMACLITSIFAGILATWIHLRCPKSQYAKWGIAAGMLCEVITMALILLINDDVLLAQSIVSNIAMPMIFGTVCIGLIITLVQDLDEEKDKVAATQAKLALNIANKTLPHFRKADRASLVKVCAIIRNETNADAVAITDTQDVKAYVGVGQENYLDAHHKISYMTQQAVNLGKQIISNDLNVHHFHSLLIIPLWENGQVTGTLKIFYCQPHRIRQSLREMAIGLSQLISTQIEVSKIEQLKTMASKAEFSALQNKINPHFLFNALNAISTLVRIQPDQARQLIANLADFLRFNLEKGEGLIDIEEEIQQVRDYVAIEKARFGDKLEVIVDVDPVHFLIPPLLIQPLVENAIQHGVVPLGAPAQVIIAVKQEAEGVKITVKDTGAGMHQDMINKVYQGTMDSHRIGLVNVHQRVTLLFGEGLMIQRTHPGTEVSFYVKTNG, encoded by the coding sequence ATGATGCTACTTGCGGTTTTTGAACGTGCGGCGCTGATGCTTATGACCCTCTTCCTATTAACGCGCACGCATTTATTTCAATCGATTGTGATCAAGCGCCACCGCCGTCCTTCAGAAATTGCGGTTGTTTCAGCGTTGTTTATTTTCTTTGCCGTACTGAGTACCTATACCGGCGTCAATGTATCAGGGTCGCTCGTGAATGTGCGGATCATTGCCATTATGTCTGGAGGCATTTTGTTTGGGCCTTGGGTTGGCATACCTGCCGGTATTATTTCTGGTGTTCATCGCTATATGATTGATATTGGTGGGCCAACCTCCATGGCTTGTCTGATTACCAGTATTTTTGCTGGTATATTAGCCACATGGATTCATTTGCGTTGCCCGAAAAGCCAATATGCAAAGTGGGGCATCGCGGCGGGCATGTTGTGCGAAGTCATCACTATGGCTCTGATTTTATTGATAAATGATGATGTATTATTGGCACAATCAATTGTAAGTAACATTGCGATGCCGATGATTTTTGGCACTGTGTGTATTGGGCTTATCATTACTCTAGTGCAAGATTTGGATGAAGAAAAAGATAAAGTTGCCGCCACTCAGGCCAAGCTGGCGTTAAATATTGCCAATAAGACGTTGCCTCATTTTCGTAAAGCAGATAGAGCATCTTTAGTGAAAGTCTGCGCGATTATCCGTAATGAAACTAATGCGGACGCGGTAGCGATTACCGATACGCAAGATGTTAAAGCCTATGTGGGCGTCGGGCAAGAAAACTACTTGGATGCCCACCACAAAATTAGCTATATGACTCAGCAAGCGGTCAATCTCGGTAAACAAATCATCAGCAATGATCTTAACGTGCATCATTTCCATTCATTATTGATTATTCCGCTTTGGGAGAATGGACAAGTGACCGGGACATTAAAAATCTTTTATTGTCAGCCGCATCGGATACGCCAGTCGTTACGTGAAATGGCGATTGGTTTATCACAACTGATTTCTACACAAATTGAAGTGTCAAAGATTGAGCAACTGAAAACGATGGCAAGTAAAGCCGAGTTTTCTGCACTACAAAATAAAATTAATCCTCATTTCTTATTTAATGCGTTAAATGCCATTTCTACATTAGTGCGTATACAGCCGGACCAAGCTCGCCAACTGATTGCCAACTTGGCCGATTTTTTGCGTTTTAACTTAGAAAAAGGCGAAGGACTTATTGATATTGAAGAAGAAATTCAGCAAGTCAGAGATTATGTCGCGATCGAAAAAGCTCGGTTTGGTGATAAGTTAGAGGTGATTGTCGATGTTGATCCGGTGCACTTTTTGATTCCTCCTTTGCTGATCCAGCCATTAGTGGAAAACGCCATTCAACATGGTGTTGTCCCGCTTGGTGCGCCGGCTCAAGTGATCATCGCAGTAAAACAAGAAGCGGAAGGCGTCAAAATTACCGTTAAAGATACAGGAGCAGGAATGCACCAAGACATGATTAATAAAGTCTATCAAGGTACGATGGACAGCCATCGTATTGGGTTGGTGAATGTACATCAGCGGGTAACGCTATTATTTGGCGAAGGGCTGATGATTCAACGAACCCATCCGGGCACGGAAGTTTCTTTTTATGTTAAGACAAACGGATAA
- a CDS encoding LysE family translocator: MTLAEWFSLFLISLLGAMSPGPSLAMVMKHSLAGGRKNGLATAWAHASGIGIYAIVTLTGLAVVLQQSPLLFDVITYAGAAYLAYLGVNALRSRGGIAERMASGEAVSVWQSAKEGILISILNPKIALFFIALFSQFVAIGHDMAAKSLIVMTPFVVDGLWYTLITLMLSYAGILKVLRNNAVLIDRLSGVVLILLALRVVWG, translated from the coding sequence ATGACATTGGCCGAATGGTTTTCTCTATTTTTGATTAGTTTACTTGGAGCAATGTCACCTGGGCCAAGTTTGGCTATGGTGATGAAACACAGCTTAGCAGGAGGGCGAAAAAATGGCTTGGCGACCGCTTGGGCCCATGCTTCAGGGATTGGGATTTATGCGATCGTTACTTTAACGGGATTAGCCGTGGTGTTGCAGCAGAGTCCGTTATTATTTGATGTGATTACCTATGCTGGCGCCGCTTACTTAGCTTATTTGGGCGTTAATGCGTTACGTTCACGTGGCGGTATTGCTGAGCGTATGGCAAGCGGTGAAGCGGTCAGCGTGTGGCAATCTGCCAAAGAAGGCATCTTGATTTCCATACTTAATCCCAAAATCGCGCTTTTTTTCATCGCATTATTCAGTCAATTTGTCGCGATAGGCCATGATATGGCTGCGAAAAGCCTCATTGTGATGACGCCTTTTGTGGTCGATGGACTGTGGTATACGTTGATTACCTTAATGTTGTCTTATGCGGGGATTTTAAAAGTACTCAGAAATAATGCGGTCCTGATTGACCGATTATCCGGTGTGGTGTTGATATTACTCGCCTTACGTGTGGTATGGGGATAA
- a CDS encoding HAD-IA family hydrolase, whose product MKKTEPFKAALFDLDGTLIDSLEAVTRSWTQLAKRHDLNVQTVFNIIHGRPARESLSLLMPEKTAEEIDEEMNWLENLEASDTQGTKVLTGTVEFLQLLNQHEVPWAIVTSGTSPVAMARIKATGIPRPDCIITADQITRGKPHPEPYLLGAERLGVAIEDCMVFEDAPAGIESGRAANVQLMAILSHYTQAALNVEHAVPSLANITLLEQTAQDDQACGWVLGY is encoded by the coding sequence ATGAAAAAAACGGAACCTTTTAAAGCCGCATTATTTGATCTCGACGGCACGTTAATTGACTCGCTGGAGGCGGTAACGCGCTCATGGACGCAATTAGCTAAACGTCATGATCTGAATGTACAAACCGTGTTTAACATTATTCATGGACGACCCGCCCGCGAATCACTCAGTCTTTTAATGCCAGAGAAAACGGCCGAGGAGATTGATGAAGAAATGAATTGGTTAGAAAATTTAGAAGCGAGTGACACTCAAGGCACGAAAGTATTGACGGGTACGGTTGAGTTTCTTCAACTGCTCAACCAACATGAGGTGCCATGGGCGATTGTGACTTCTGGAACCTCTCCCGTAGCGATGGCTCGAATTAAAGCGACGGGGATTCCTCGACCTGACTGCATCATTACCGCTGATCAAATTACACGCGGTAAGCCTCATCCGGAACCTTATTTACTGGGAGCAGAGCGCTTAGGTGTCGCGATTGAAGATTGTATGGTATTTGAAGATGCGCCAGCCGGGATTGAGTCAGGGCGAGCGGCAAATGTCCAGTTAATGGCAATCCTCAGCCATTACACCCAAGCGGCGCTCAATGTTGAGCATGCGGTGCCATCGCTGGCTAACATCACCTTACTAGAGCAAACAGCGCAAGATGACCAAGCCTGTGGCTGGGTCTTAGGTTATTAA
- the yjeH gene encoding L-methionine/branched-chain amino acid transporter: MHQLKQDITLFSGISQLATTLLGTGLFMVPAIASGITGSLTLWAWCILFIAICPIALTFATMGKHYPNAGGTAYFVRRAFNKRLENAVAWLFMSIMPVGIPPAIALAGGFLKPILPSFLAHDWAAQLLTIALLLIVNLMGSKSSGQLQSLIALCIFALIGGFFWQGNIGLDDLVMPTLHAQDAISIGEALAVMFWCFVGIEAFAHMGEEFKNPQRDFPIAILAGCFIAGCVYWACTVVILKFHAYGSSHFDNGSIPWLSDHLFGSNMALVISILGFFACFASVNLYTQSLSRMVLSQARQYRPSSALVSVSSRGVPVRATYVVFAVITASCVLGLVTELDLSIFLKLANSVFVMIYLLAMLAATRLLTGKARHLARLSLLLCTLVFLCLGWSMLYAVIILLVFMRPWQRTQQRHYAQS; encoded by the coding sequence ATGCACCAGCTGAAACAAGACATCACTTTATTTTCAGGCATCAGTCAGCTTGCAACAACGTTGCTAGGTACGGGGTTATTTATGGTTCCGGCGATAGCATCGGGGATCACGGGCTCACTGACCTTATGGGCATGGTGTATTCTTTTTATCGCGATTTGTCCCATTGCCCTTACCTTTGCCACGATGGGCAAGCATTACCCTAATGCGGGCGGGACAGCCTATTTTGTGCGCAGAGCATTTAATAAACGACTAGAAAATGCGGTAGCATGGTTATTTATGAGTATCATGCCCGTGGGGATCCCTCCCGCCATTGCACTGGCCGGCGGATTTTTAAAGCCCATTTTACCGAGTTTTTTAGCTCATGATTGGGCCGCGCAACTGCTTACGATTGCTTTATTATTGATCGTTAATCTCATGGGCAGTAAATCTTCTGGGCAACTCCAGTCTCTGATTGCATTATGTATCTTTGCGCTGATTGGTGGATTCTTTTGGCAAGGTAATATCGGCCTAGACGATTTGGTCATGCCAACCTTACATGCCCAAGATGCTATCTCGATTGGCGAAGCATTGGCAGTGATGTTTTGGTGTTTTGTGGGCATTGAAGCATTTGCCCACATGGGCGAAGAATTTAAAAACCCACAGCGAGACTTTCCGATTGCGATTTTGGCAGGCTGTTTTATTGCCGGATGCGTATATTGGGCGTGTACCGTGGTGATATTAAAGTTTCATGCTTATGGCAGCAGTCATTTTGATAATGGCTCTATCCCTTGGCTAAGCGATCATTTGTTTGGTTCAAACATGGCCCTAGTGATCAGTATTCTGGGCTTTTTTGCCTGTTTTGCTAGTGTTAACTTATACACGCAAAGTTTATCACGCATGGTATTGTCGCAAGCTCGTCAATACCGACCTTCCAGCGCGTTGGTATCCGTGTCATCTCGAGGAGTGCCAGTACGAGCCACGTACGTGGTCTTTGCTGTGATCACCGCCTCTTGCGTTTTAGGGCTCGTGACAGAACTCGATCTCTCGATCTTTCTAAAGCTCGCCAACAGCGTGTTTGTCATGATCTATTTACTGGCCATGCTGGCGGCAACTCGCCTATTAACCGGGAAGGCTCGTCATCTTGCACGTTTGTCATTACTGCTGTGTACGTTAGTTTTCTTATGTTTGGGCTGGTCGATGCTTTATGCCGTGATTATTTTGCTCGTGTTTATGCGTCCTTGGCAACGCACACAGCAGCGTCATTATGCGCAGTCTTAA